In one window of Oryza sativa Japonica Group chromosome 9, ASM3414082v1 DNA:
- the LOC136351879 gene encoding uncharacterized mitochondrial protein AtMg00860-like → KTAFTTRYGLYEFTVMSFGLTNAPAFFMNLMNKVFMEYLDKFVVVFIDDILIYSQSEEDHQHHLRLVLGKLREHQLYAKLSKCEFWLSEVKFLGHVISAKGVAVDPETVTAVTDWKQPKTVTQIRSFLGLAGYYRRFIENFSKIARPMTQLLKKEEKFVWSPQCEKAFQTLKEKLVSSPVLILPDTRKDFMVYCDASRQGLGCVLMQDGHVVAYASRQLRPHEGNYCRDRENCLFPNASVLIPVPGKAGVHHTNMI, encoded by the coding sequence aagaccgcattcactacgcgatatggactgtatgaattcacggtgatgtcgttcggcttaaccaatgctcctgccttcttcatgaacttgatgaacaaagtgttcatggaatacttggacaagtttgttgtggttttcattgatgacattctgatatactcacaatcagaggaagaccatcagcaccatctccgtctggtgttgggaaagttgcgggaacatcaattgtatgccaagcttagcaagtgtgagttctggttgtccgaagtcaaattcttggggcacgtgatatctgctaaaggagttgctgtggaccccgaaacagtgaccgccgtcaccgattggaagcaacccaagacagtcactcagattcgcagtttcttgggtttggcaggatactaccggaggttcatcgagaacttctccaaaatcgctcgacccatgacacagttgttgaagaaagaagagaaatttgtgtggagcccgcaatgcgagaaggcgttccaaactctcaaagaaaagctggtttcctcgccagtgttaatcttgccggatactcgcaaggatttcatggtgtattgtgatgcttcgcgccaaggattggggtgcgtgctcatgcaggacggtcatgtggtagcctatgcttcacgtcagctacgacctcatgagGGCAACtactgtcgcgaccgggaaaattgccttttcccgaacgctagtgtattaatccccgtcccaggaaaagccggggtacaccacacaaacatgatataa